The following proteins come from a genomic window of Natronosalvus vescus:
- a CDS encoding DUF7116 family protein: MRLVEQARSIFAELGYTVEGNGPDFRAEREWKVVHVNAVYDMENLPRGSGQFHCFVAQPEDADELEERLHSLDPAYEWAIIVVDGEEYQVERAPPGPTVTA, translated from the coding sequence ATGCGACTCGTCGAACAGGCCAGGTCGATTTTTGCAGAACTCGGCTACACAGTCGAGGGCAACGGGCCGGACTTCCGAGCAGAACGCGAGTGGAAGGTCGTTCACGTCAACGCCGTCTACGACATGGAGAACCTTCCGCGTGGCTCGGGACAGTTCCACTGTTTCGTCGCCCAACCCGAAGACGCAGACGAACTCGAGGAACGCCTTCACAGCCTCGATCCGGCGTACGAGTGGGCGATTATCGTCGTCGACGGCGAGGAGTATCAGGTCGAACGAGCGCCGCCGGGGCCAACC